From one Pseudomonadales bacterium genomic stretch:
- a CDS encoding NADH:flavin oxidoreductase, giving the protein MNASLQDCFTPYQLNSLRLKNRFVKAGTYEGMTPNGRISQAYRDFHLSLAKGGLAMTTLGYCAVEQDGRINENMLYMHEGIRADLSSLIDELHAAGTKVSGQMGHCGAFTKNRQLQRRFPLGPSRGINLLGFAYGMFYNGKMQQSDIDALVQNYYDAAVFMQSVGFDCLEIHFGHGYGLCQFMSPLTNKRKDAYGGTLENRMRLPLQVLAAVRKAVGPDFPIIGKISLTEGVKGGLHYDDAVAIAKMLDAAGIDGIITSGGTSTMNPMIMFRGQSALPPMIKAEKHWLMKFILKTAGAMMFKHYPYHELYFAEQAKRVQQAVSCDVIYIGGASTNQSFADTLSNGFPLMQLGRSLLADRDLVKKAQADSNYKSRCLHCNECIATIEHAKGIHCTRFAV; this is encoded by the coding sequence ATGAACGCATCACTACAAGACTGTTTCACACCCTATCAACTGAATAGCCTTAGATTAAAAAATCGCTTTGTAAAAGCCGGTACCTACGAAGGTATGACGCCAAATGGCCGTATTTCGCAAGCGTACCGAGATTTTCATTTAAGCCTTGCAAAGGGCGGTCTGGCGATGACTACGCTGGGTTATTGTGCGGTCGAGCAAGATGGTCGCATCAATGAAAATATGCTGTATATGCATGAGGGTATTCGTGCTGATCTGAGCAGCTTGATTGATGAGCTTCATGCCGCAGGCACCAAAGTGTCTGGGCAAATGGGTCACTGCGGTGCATTTACCAAAAATCGACAGCTACAGCGTCGTTTTCCATTAGGGCCGAGCCGCGGTATCAATTTGCTCGGTTTTGCCTACGGCATGTTTTATAACGGCAAAATGCAGCAGTCGGATATCGATGCCTTAGTTCAAAACTATTATGACGCAGCAGTTTTTATGCAATCGGTGGGTTTTGACTGTCTGGAAATTCATTTCGGCCATGGCTATGGTCTTTGTCAGTTTATGAGTCCGCTCACCAATAAGCGGAAAGACGCTTATGGAGGCACATTAGAAAACCGCATGCGATTGCCATTGCAGGTGCTTGCGGCAGTCAGAAAAGCAGTAGGACCTGATTTTCCGATTATTGGCAAAATTAGTCTCACCGAGGGAGTAAAAGGTGGCTTACATTATGATGATGCAGTTGCAATAGCAAAAATGTTAGATGCTGCAGGCATCGACGGCATCATCACCTCGGGTGGCACGTCGACGATGAATCCAATGATTATGTTTCGTGGCCAATCGGCATTGCCGCCGATGATTAAAGCGGAAAAGCATTGGCTTATGAAGTTTATCTTAAAGACCGCCGGTGCCATGATGTTTAAACATTATCCTTACCATGAATTGTATTTTGCCGAGCAGGCAAAACGCGTTCAGCAGGCGGTTAGCTGTGATGTTATTTATATTGGTGGTGCGTCAACCAATCAAAGTTTCGCCGATACGCTGTCAAATGGCTTCCCCTTGATGCAGCTTGGCAGATCATTACTTGCCGACCGCGACCTAGTTAAAAAAGCGCAAGCCGATAGCAACTATAAAAGCCGCTGCTTACACTGTAATGAGTGCATTGCCACCATTGAGCATGCTAAAGGCATTCACTGTACGCGTTTTGCGGTATAA
- a CDS encoding DUF1722 domain-containing protein, whose amino-acid sequence MQVDSENRPLIGISSCLLGEQVRYDGGHKQHSYICKTLGDYFDFRSFCPEMAIGLGVPRETIRLVDVEGDIECQATKNPEQNYTQALTDIAEQQLDWCKDLTGYILKKGSPSCGMERVKVYHLSPNGGAHTTHHGVGIFAKALMQQLPYLPIEEEGRLGDAVIRENFISRVLVYQRWRDLDAEGMTLSQLMAFHASLKYTLYSHDQHRTRALGQALAKVKAADFSAFQQHYLHELMAILTIKATRKNHVNVLQHIQGYLKSYLSSADKQELQDSIQQYHQGMLPLIVPITLMRHYFRVYPNDYISQSSYLYPHPRELMLLNRI is encoded by the coding sequence ATGCAAGTTGACTCTGAGAATAGACCCTTAATTGGCATTAGCAGCTGTTTATTAGGCGAGCAAGTGCGCTATGACGGCGGACATAAGCAGCACAGTTATATTTGCAAAACTCTGGGCGACTACTTTGATTTTCGCAGCTTTTGTCCGGAAATGGCGATCGGACTTGGCGTACCTCGCGAAACCATTCGTTTGGTAGACGTCGAGGGCGATATTGAATGCCAAGCGACGAAAAATCCTGAACAAAATTATACTCAGGCGCTCACCGATATTGCCGAACAGCAGCTTGACTGGTGCAAGGACCTTACCGGCTACATTCTGAAAAAAGGCTCACCAAGCTGTGGTATGGAGCGTGTCAAAGTCTACCATCTTAGCCCTAACGGCGGTGCGCACACCACCCATCACGGCGTTGGCATTTTTGCTAAAGCGCTGATGCAACAATTACCCTATCTGCCGATCGAAGAAGAAGGGCGGCTGGGTGATGCGGTGATTCGCGAAAACTTTATCAGCCGTGTGTTAGTGTATCAGCGTTGGCGCGACCTAGACGCTGAAGGGATGACTTTAAGCCAATTAATGGCCTTTCACGCCAGCTTAAAATACACCTTGTACAGTCATGATCAGCATCGCACCCGAGCCCTGGGTCAGGCATTAGCTAAGGTTAAAGCGGCCGATTTCAGTGCTTTCCAGCAACATTACTTGCATGAGTTAATGGCTATTTTAACGATCAAGGCAACGCGCAAAAACCATGTTAATGTATTGCAGCATATTCAAGGCTATTTAAAATCTTATCTTAGCTCAGCAGACAAGCAAGAGCTGCAAGATAGTATTCAGCAGTACCATCAGGGTATGTTGCCGTTAATCGTACCAATAACCTTAATGCGTCACTACTTTCGCGTATATCCCAACGACTATATCAGCCAATCAAGCTATTTATATCCGCACCCACGCGAGCTCATGTTACTGAATCGGATTTAG
- a CDS encoding alpha/beta hydrolase: MSSRQIKERVYQLATTNGVSLCCSAFGDSAAAPIILSHGGGQTRFAWKKTAELLAEQGYYALSYDHRGHGDSTWSDDGEYNIDRFAGDQLHLAQSLSTAAEKPILVGASLGGLTAMVVEGEIQPNSYRAIVLVDVTPTLKKEGTDAIFAFMNAHLNDGFDSLEHAADVIAEYTGRPRQQDVSGLEKNLRLRSGRWYWHWDPKIMDIQHRRQGGSERMLAAAAALRCPVFLVRGKQSDIVEKEQVETFLKLVPHAEYVDVEEAKHMVAGDKNDIFTEQLLLFIQSLEQTAVSE; the protein is encoded by the coding sequence ATGAGTAGTAGACAGATCAAAGAGCGTGTTTATCAGCTAGCCACAACTAACGGTGTGAGTCTATGTTGCAGCGCGTTTGGCGACAGCGCAGCTGCGCCGATTATTTTATCGCACGGTGGTGGTCAAACCCGTTTTGCGTGGAAAAAAACGGCAGAGTTGTTAGCTGAGCAGGGCTATTATGCACTGAGTTATGATCATCGCGGTCATGGTGACAGTACCTGGTCGGACGATGGTGAATATAATATTGACCGCTTTGCTGGCGATCAATTGCATTTAGCGCAATCCTTATCAACAGCTGCAGAGAAACCCATCTTGGTAGGCGCCTCTTTGGGTGGCTTAACGGCGATGGTGGTTGAGGGTGAGATTCAGCCAAACAGTTATCGTGCCATTGTTTTAGTTGATGTTACGCCAACCCTCAAGAAAGAGGGCACTGATGCTATTTTCGCGTTTATGAATGCGCACTTAAATGATGGCTTTGATAGCCTCGAGCATGCGGCCGATGTGATCGCTGAATACACTGGCAGGCCAAGACAGCAAGATGTATCAGGGCTGGAGAAAAATTTACGGCTGCGCTCAGGCCGTTGGTATTGGCACTGGGACCCTAAAATCATGGATATTCAACATCGTCGGCAGGGTGGTTCTGAGCGAATGCTAGCTGCCGCGGCTGCTCTGCGCTGCCCGGTTTTTTTAGTGCGTGGCAAGCAGTCTGATATTGTTGAAAAAGAGCAGGTTGAAACATTTTTAAAGCTGGTGCCACATGCCGAATATGTGGATGTTGAAGAGGCTAAACATATGGTGGCGGGCGATAAAAACGATATATTCACCGAACAGCTATTATTATTTATTCAATCGCTGGAACAAACGGCGGTCAGTGAATGA
- a CDS encoding NUDIX hydrolase, with protein MSSKHKAACPQQLGPWCKNTSEQVYQNPWIEVFHEQVTTPGGTPGIYGRVHFKGQAVGIVPIDDQGNTYLVKQYRYTLAEDAWEIPMGGCGRDDDTEQAALRELEEETGLRAKRLLKLGNYHTSNSVTDEQGCAYLALELTQTAQMLEASEADLIVHKLPFTEAIDWLDAGKITDCISVAALLQAERYLQKQQRYLQKQQ; from the coding sequence ATGAGCAGTAAACATAAAGCCGCATGCCCTCAGCAGTTGGGGCCATGGTGTAAAAATACCAGCGAACAAGTCTACCAAAACCCCTGGATTGAAGTGTTTCATGAGCAGGTCACAACACCTGGTGGTACCCCAGGCATCTATGGCCGCGTCCATTTTAAAGGTCAAGCGGTTGGCATTGTGCCAATTGATGATCAAGGTAATACCTATCTTGTTAAGCAATACCGATATACCTTGGCCGAGGATGCTTGGGAAATCCCGATGGGCGGATGTGGGCGTGATGACGACACTGAGCAGGCAGCACTCAGAGAATTAGAAGAAGAGACCGGTTTACGCGCCAAGCGCTTGCTTAAACTAGGTAACTATCACACCTCTAATTCAGTCACTGATGAGCAAGGCTGTGCCTATTTAGCACTAGAACTGACGCAAACAGCGCAAATGTTAGAAGCCAGTGAGGCTGATCTCATCGTACACAAGCTGCCATTTACCGAGGCCATAGACTGGCTTGATGCGGGTAAAATTACGGACTGTATATCGGTTGCCGCCTTGCTGCAGGCGGAGCGGTATTTACAAAAACAGCAGCGGTATTTACAAAAGCAACAATAA